A DNA window from Setaria viridis chromosome 2, Setaria_viridis_v4.0, whole genome shotgun sequence contains the following coding sequences:
- the LOC117842475 gene encoding DEAD-box ATP-dependent RNA helicase 36 yields the protein MEVDGEARPFRLFSSRAKTKPKLKPEPEVRTRPEPRSPDTGAVEADHAGSDPAPTIVTETGQADDAEAAAGAAPATFSDLGLSQWLVDACSALGMERPTAVQRRCIPRALAGEDVLGIAETGSGKTAAFALPILHRLGEDPYGVAALALAPTRELAAQLTEQFRALGAPLGIRCLAAIGGFESLAQAKGLARRPHVVVATPGRIATLVKDDPDLAKVFARTKFLVLDEADRVLDVNFEEELRVIFNCLPKKRQTFLFSATMSDNLRSLLELSGNKSYFFEAYEGFKTVETLNQQYIHVPHDGKELHLSYLLSKMKDKEDPIHRMGDPIRSAIVFVSKCRTCLFLDLLLEELGHPAVSLHSLKSQAQRLSALNRFKSGQVPVLLATDVGSRGLDIQTVDLVINYDVPWNARDYIHRVGRTARASRGGLAISFITQKDICLLHEIEDIVGKQLEAYECSDKEVTKNITKVFKAKRFAKMKMDDEGHEEKVQARKEQKKRDLARKRKHEE from the exons ATGGAGGTCGACGGCGAGGCGCGACCTTTCCGCCTCTTCTCCAGCAGGGCCAAGACCAAACCGAAGCTCAAGCCTGAACCCGAGGTCCGGACCCGGCCGGAGCCACGAAGCCCTGACACCGGCGCCGTCGAGGCCGACCACGCTGGCTCCGATCCGGCCCCCACCATCGTGACCGAGACCGGCCAGGCCGACGACGCCGaagccgcggccggcgcggcgccggccacgTTCTCGGACCTCGGCCTGTCGCAGTGGCTGGTCGACGCGTGCAGCGCCCTGGGCATGGAGCGCCCGACGGCGGTGCAGCGCCGGTGCATCCCGCGCGCGCTGGCGGGGGAGGACGTGCTCGGCATCGCCGAGACCGGGAGCGGCAAGACGGCCGCGTTCGCGCTGCCCATCCTGCACCGCCTCGGTGAGGACCCCTACGGCGTCGCCGCGCTCGCGCTGGCCCCCACGCGCGAGCTCGCGGCGCAGCTCACCGAGCAGTTCCGCGCCCTCGGGGCGCCGCTGGGGATCAGGTGCCTCGCGGCCATCGGAGGGTTCGAGTCACTCGCGCAGGCCAAGGGGCTCGCGCGCCGCCCCCACGTCGTCGTCGCCACCCCAGGCCGCATCGCCACGCTCGTCAAGGACGATCCTGACCTCGCCAAAGTATTCGCCCGCACCAAG TTTCTTGTGTTGGACGAGGCAGATAGAGTACTAGATGTTAATTTCGAGGAGGAACTCCGGGTGATATTTAACTGTTTACCGAAGAAGCGGCAAACCTTTTTGTTTTCAGCAACAATGTCAGATAATCTGCGATCTTTGCTTGAACTTTCTGGCAACAAGTCATACTTTTTTGAAGCATATGAAGGATTCAAGACAGTAGAAACCTTAAATCAGCAATACATTCATGTTCCTCATGATGGAAAAGAGCTTCATCTTTCATATCTTCTGTCAAAAATGAAGGACAAGGAAGACCCTATTCATAGGATGGGAGACCCTATCCGCTCAGCCATCGTATTCGTTTCAAAATGCAG AACTTGCTTATTTTTGGATCTGCTGCTGGAAGAGCTTGGCCATCCTGCTGTTTCTTTGCACTCTCTCAAGTCTCAAGCGCAAAGGCTCTCAGCACTTAATCGTTTTAAATCCGGTCAGGTTCCTGTACTGCTAGCTACTGATGTGGGCAGCCGTGGATTGGATATCCAAACAGTTGATCTTGTCATTAACTATGACGTTCCATG GAATGCACGCGATTACATCCATAGGGTTGGACGAACTGCAAGAGCTTCAAGGGGAGGGCTCGCTATAAGCTTTATTACTCAG AAGGATATATGTCTTTTACATGAGATAGAAGATATTGTGGGGAAGCAGTTGGAGGCCTACGAGTGCAGTGACAAAGAAGTTACTAAAAATATTACAAAG GTATTCAAAGCAAAGCGTTTTGCGAAAATGAAGATGGATGATGAGGGCCATGAGGAGAAAGTACAAGCTAGAAAAGAGCAGAAGAAAAGGGATCTGGCGCGAAAGCGGAAACACGAAGAATGA
- the LOC117842474 gene encoding uncharacterized protein, whose product MSSSDQDDAPDGGEDSPLFRRRGSPSSGAGGVADVPVAQSLIKAASNVCFSLFVLAVLVVTVVAVTYQPPDPWLQSSAAITTSLSRVLPNSTFLVPDDSLLPTGEDFNSSSAVPAPAGADANQDDAATAVAAASAAAAANGTCDPDAPLNCSDPRVLAAVKAFNAKAFFRKSIVFLSYEAPVPGPKPGQCDVAWRFRNRREKSWRRYRDYRRFSLTSGDGCALDIVKVGKFRSGTNAARRPYRKGGKGPKNPLVMAPPVDADINDTIPVVGSEAEFKKGKYLYYMRGGDHCKSMNQFIWSFLCGLGEAKFLNRTFVMDLNLCLSGAHTVDGKDVDGKDFRYYFDFEHLKESVSVVEEGDFLKDWKRWDKKKGPGRITVRKVPSYKVTPMQLKRDKSSIIWRQFDGQEPENYWYRVCEGRAAKVIQRPWYAIWKSKRLMNIVTEIAGRMDWDYDGLHVVRGWKAQNKQMYPNLDADTSPDALVNKVTKLVKPMRNLYIATNEPFYNYFDKLRSHYHVHLLDDYKQLWSNTSEWYNETTTLSGGKPVPFDAYMRVIVDTEVFYRSKTQVETFNNLTRDCKDGINTCNL is encoded by the coding sequence ATGTCCTCCTCCGACCAGGACGACGcccccgacggcggcgaggactcGCCCCTCTTCCGCCGCCGGGGGTccccctcctccggcgccggcggcgtcgccgacgtCCCCGTCGCGCAGTCGCTCATCAAGGCGGCAAGCAACGTCTGCTTCTCCCTCTTCGTgctcgccgtcctcgtcgtcaccgtcgtcgccgtcaCCTACCAGCCGCCGGACCCCTGGCTCCAGTCCTCCGCCGCCATCACCACCTCGCTCTCCCGCGTCCTCCCCAACTCCACCTTCCTCGTTCCCGACGACTCGCTCCTCCCCACCGGCGAGGACTTCAACTCCTCCTCGGCCGTCCCGGCCCCGGCGGGCGCCGACGCCAACCAGGACGACGCGGccacggccgtcgccgccgcctccgccgccgccgccgccaacgggaCCTGCGACCCGGACGCGCCGCTCAACTGCTCCGACCCGCgcgtgctcgccgccgtcaAGGCGTTCAACGCCAAGGCCTTCTTCCGCAAGTCCATCGTGTTCCTCAGCTACGAAGCGCCGGTGCCCGGCCCCAAGCCCGGGCAGTGTGACGTCGCGTGGCGGTTCCGGAACCGGCGGGAGAAGTCGTGGCGCCGGTACAGGGACTACCGCCGCTTCAGCCTCACCTCGGGCGATGGGTGCGCTCTTGACATCGTTAAAGTCGGCAAGTTCCGTTCTGGGACCAATGCAGCTCGCCGGCCATATCGGAAGGGAGGCAAGGGACCGAAGAACCCTCTTGTCATGGCGCCACCAGTGGATGCAGATATCAACGACACGATCCCGGTAGTCGGATCAGAGGCAGAGTTCAAGAAGGGAAAGTACTTGTACTACATGAGAGGTGGTGACCACTGCAAGAGCATGAACCAGTTCATTTGGAGCTTCTTGTGTGGGCTTGGTGAAGCCAAGTTCCTGAACCGGACATTCGTGATGGATCTGAATTTGTGTTTGTCTGGGGCGCACACGGTGGATGGAAAGGATGTGGATGGCAAAGATTTCAGGTATTATTTTGATTTCGAGCATTTGAAGGAGAGTGTATCtgtggtggaggaaggggaCTTTTTGAAGGACTGGAAACGCTGGGATAAGAAGAAGGGTCCAGGCCGGATCACAGTCCGTAAGGTACCGTCGTACAAGGTGACACCAATGCAGCTTAAGAGGGACAAGAGCAGTATCATTTGGAGGCAGTTTGATGGGCAGGAGCCTGAGAATTACTGGTACAGGGTCTGCGAAGGGAGAGCTGCCAAGGTCATCCAAAGGCCATGGTATGCTATTTGGAAGTCCAAGAGGCTGATGAACATTGTAACAGAGATTGCTGGCAGGATGGACTGGGATTATGATGGTCTGCATGTGGTCAGAGGGTGGAAGGCGCAGAACAAGCAAATGTACCCAAACTTGGATGCTGACACATCACCTGATGCACTCGTGAATAAGGTGACCAAGCTTGTTAAGCCAATGAGAAATCTATACATTGCAACTAATGAGCCATTCTATAACTACTTCGACAAGCTGAGATCACACTACCATGTACATTTGCTTGATGATTACAAGCAGCTCTGGTCAAACACTAGTGAGTGGTACAATGAGACGACAACTCTCAGTGGGGGTAAGCCAGTGCCATTCGATGCGTACATGAGGGTGATTGTGGACACTGAGGTATTTTACAGATCAAAAACACAAGTTGAGACATTCAACAACTTGACGAGAGATTGCAAAGATGGAATCAACACGTGCAACTTGTGA
- the LOC140221745 gene encoding anaphase-promoting complex subunit 13 encodes MSGLEQELGLSLGVLIDVVDEQWMRDTLPADEIPVPPAMAVKTEDAEDPAPANQESQPAQGDVWRDFALENL; translated from the exons ATGAGCGGGCTGGAGCAGGAGCTGGGCCTGAGCCTGGGCGTCCTCATCGACGTCGTCGACGAGCAGTGGATGCGCGACACCCTCCCCGCCGACG AAATCCCCgtgccgccggccatggccgtCAAGACCGAGGACGCCGAGGATCCAGCACCTGCCA ATCAGGAAAGCCAACCAGCACAAGGGGATGTATGGCGTGATTTTGCGTTGGAAAACCTCTGA